The genomic stretch CCTTCAAGGTAATGTGTGCCATAAAACAGCGTTTAAAAATTAAAAAAAGTATCCGGCAAAAAACGGTGTCATCGGCGCTAAAGCCTGGACGACAGCTATACAACCACAAAGAAGATGAATGCGTTCAAAAAAATTTCACCAAAAATCTTCTCTTTCACTTAATTCCAGAAGCCTCCACCCCGTGAAAAGCTGTATCGCCCGGCACCGAAAAAGAAGATCGCAAGAGAGCCGAAAAGATAGAATGCCTGCACTTCAAGGGCGTATGCACCATGATCGCCAAGAGAATAAAGCTGGCCGGTATGAACCAGATAGACTGCCATCACCATAACAAATGCCTCAATAAGAGCCGCCGGACGGGTAAAGATTCCAAGTACGATAAAGAGCGGCGCAAGAAGCTCTCCGAGCAGAATACCGTGTGAAAGATAGCCCGGCAAATGAGCCTTGAGCAGCATCTGCTCTACAAAGCCGTAGCCATGCTGAAGCTTGTTAACCCCGTGAAAGAGCATCAGCCCTCCTACCGAAAGCCGAATCAACAGCTTTCCCAGGTCATTGTTACTGACAAGACGGTCCATCATAGGCGCCCTCCTATTGGTATATTTTTTAGCCATTAACTCTATCATGTTTTAAAAACCACAAAAAAACAAACATCCCGGCACCGCTACAGGCTTTGAACATAGGCTTCCAACAGCAAATCACTGCCGAAAAAGCGCGGCGTTTCAAACTTCAGGGCTACAGCTTCATTTGGCATGCTGATATTGAGCGGGGCAAACGAGCTCAATGCGTCTCCGCCAAAGAGCTTGGGCGCAATGAACATATAGATTTTGTCAACCAGCCGATCCCGTATGAACGAAGCCGAAAGCCGGCTCCCTCCCTCAACGAGTATAGAGAGAATCCTGCGTGTGTGCAGCTCTGCAAGCACCTGGCGCAGATCAAGTTCACCTGCATGCTCACGAACAAAGAGCACCGTCACTCCCCGCTCTCTGAGGAGCCCTGCTTTTTCAAGACCTTCCCAGGCTGATGAGGCAAAAAGAATGGTCGGGGCTTCAGTATTGAATATTTTCGATTCTACAGGAAGACTCAGCCGCCGGTCAAGCACAACACGGAGAGGATTGCGACCGCTGCAGTGCCTGACGGTAAGCTCTGCATCATCACAGCGAACGGTAGCTTCACCCACCACAACGGCATCATAGAGCGCGCGGAGCCGGTGTACCTCCATTCTTGCCGCTTCCCCGGTAACCCATTTGGAGGCGCCGAGCGATGTTGCAATTTTACCATCCAGCGTCTCGGCCAGTTTCAGAGAAACAAAAGGCAAGCCTGAGGTATGACTTTTGATAAACGCCTCGTTGAGCTTCATGCATT from Candidatus Chlorobium masyuteum encodes the following:
- a CDS encoding DoxX family protein, translated to MMDRLVSNNDLGKLLIRLSVGGLMLFHGVNKLQHGYGFVEQMLLKAHLPGYLSHGILLGELLAPLFIVLGIFTRPAALIEAFVMVMAVYLVHTGQLYSLGDHGAYALEVQAFYLFGSLAIFFFGAGRYSFSRGGGFWN
- the ribD gene encoding bifunctional diaminohydroxyphosphoribosylaminopyrimidine deaminase/5-amino-6-(5-phosphoribosylamino)uracil reductase RibD, whose translation is MMSLLCDDTVYMSRCIELALKGGGTVSPNPMVGSVIVCDGVVIGEGFHERYGAPHAEVNAIASVADQELLRRSTLYVNLEPCSHFGKTPPCSDLIIEKGVPRVVVGCRDPFVSVAGKGIAKLLAAGIAVTEGVLEAECMKLNEAFIKSHTSGLPFVSLKLAETLDGKIATSLGASKWVTGEAARMEVHRLRALYDAVVVGEATVRCDDAELTVRHCSGRNPLRVVLDRRLSLPVESKIFNTEAPTILFASSAWEGLEKAGLLRERGVTVLFVREHAGELDLRQVLAELHTRRILSILVEGGSRLSASFIRDRLVDKIYMFIAPKLFGGDALSSFAPLNISMPNEAVALKFETPRFFGSDLLLEAYVQSL